The Synechococcus sp. MU1643 genome contains a region encoding:
- a CDS encoding flavin prenyltransferase UbiX, translated as MHPYVLAVTGASAQPLAERALQLLLQRGRAVHLVLSHGAHEVFRAEQGLSIPVDPLKQREFWRDRLAVESGELTCHRWNDQAACIASGSCRTRAMVIVPCSMGTVGRIHAGIAADLIERCADVHLKERRPLVIAPREMPFNLIHLRNLTGLAEAGATIAAPIPAWYTRPDSLQEMVDFLVVRLFDGLEEDLAPLNRWNGPLE; from the coding sequence ATGCATCCCTACGTTCTGGCGGTCACCGGTGCATCTGCCCAACCCCTGGCCGAGCGCGCCCTACAGCTTCTGTTGCAACGCGGTCGCGCGGTGCATCTGGTGCTCAGCCATGGTGCCCATGAGGTCTTCCGTGCGGAACAGGGCCTGTCCATCCCAGTGGATCCTCTGAAGCAACGCGAGTTCTGGAGAGACAGGCTTGCGGTGGAGAGCGGCGAACTCACCTGTCATCGCTGGAATGATCAAGCTGCCTGCATCGCGAGTGGGAGCTGCAGAACCAGGGCGATGGTCATCGTTCCCTGCAGCATGGGCACCGTCGGACGGATCCATGCCGGTATTGCGGCTGATCTGATTGAACGTTGTGCGGATGTGCACCTGAAGGAGCGCCGTCCTCTGGTGATTGCTCCCCGGGAGATGCCTTTCAACCTCATTCACCTCCGCAACCTCACCGGCCTTGCTGAGGCCGGAGCCACCATTGCCGCTCCCATTCCGGCCTGGTACACCCGTCCGGATTCGTTGCAGGAGATGGTGGACTTTTTGGTGGTGCGCTTGTTCGATGGTCTGGAGGAAGACCTCGCACCTCTGAACCGCTGGAACGGCCCCCTGGAATGA
- a CDS encoding DUF2996 domain-containing protein has translation MSETPVEKQSSGQDAPVKAAPKAKPPKPEDKPFPEFIDTLFLPAVAKQLAEHDIKADRLERVDGQRPVVGGECPMVVGELPGGRRFWVCFSKADINSTKVIALADAGSEPTLLESFLIDEKRMSLPLLVSRLLQRLNGQKWLGGN, from the coding sequence GTGAGCGAAACCCCAGTCGAGAAGCAGTCTTCAGGTCAAGACGCCCCCGTCAAAGCGGCGCCGAAAGCCAAGCCGCCCAAACCGGAAGACAAGCCCTTCCCTGAATTCATCGACACGCTGTTTCTGCCGGCCGTCGCCAAACAGCTGGCCGAACACGACATCAAAGCCGATCGGCTTGAGCGCGTGGATGGGCAGCGTCCCGTCGTCGGTGGTGAATGTCCGATGGTGGTTGGCGAGTTGCCTGGGGGACGCCGCTTCTGGGTCTGCTTCTCCAAAGCCGACATCAACAGCACCAAGGTGATTGCCCTTGCTGATGCCGGTAGTGAGCCAACGCTGCTGGAAAGCTTTCTGATCGATGAGAAGCGGATGTCATTGCCCCTTCTCGTCTCCCGCCTGTTGCAACGGCTTAACGGCCAAAAGTGGCTGGGAGGTAACTAA